From Ignavibacteriota bacterium, the proteins below share one genomic window:
- the rnc gene encoding ribonuclease III: MNDFIRRILAWLREEQTSDSSSITAEINFERLQRVIKHRIKNKSLFSEALSHRSYINKPENGTLVSNERLEFLGDSVLNMVVGEYLFHRHASLPEGDLTKMRSRLVNRKALSAYAGLIDLQEFILIGASIPRSVERGLEKILADAYEALVAAIYLDGGFRAAEQFVQRQMVAAVEQRLVVTEDANFKSQLLEYSQAESLSIPRYVTIKEDGPDHDRVFTVEVYLGDEPYGVGMGKNKKDAEQAAAEKALQKFQLV, encoded by the coding sequence ATTCGTCGCATACTTGCATGGCTTCGGGAGGAGCAGACGAGTGATTCTTCATCAATTACGGCTGAGATAAATTTTGAACGGCTTCAGCGCGTCATAAAGCATCGAATAAAAAACAAATCGCTTTTTTCTGAAGCGCTTTCCCATCGTTCATACATTAACAAGCCGGAAAACGGAACGTTGGTTTCCAATGAACGATTAGAATTTCTTGGAGATTCTGTTTTGAACATGGTTGTGGGAGAATATCTCTTCCATCGTCACGCATCTTTGCCGGAAGGCGACCTTACAAAAATGCGCTCTCGGCTTGTGAACAGAAAGGCGCTTTCCGCCTATGCCGGTTTGATTGACTTACAGGAATTTATCCTGATTGGAGCGAGTATTCCTCGTTCTGTAGAGCGCGGGTTGGAAAAAATTCTTGCCGACGCATACGAAGCGCTCGTCGCCGCTATCTATCTCGATGGTGGGTTTCGGGCGGCAGAACAATTTGTGCAACGACAAATGGTAGCGGCAGTCGAACAACGATTGGTTGTTACTGAAGATGCTAATTTCAAGAGCCAGTTGCTTGAATATTCACAGGCAGAAAGTCTTTCTATTCCCCGCTATGTTACCATCAAAGAGGATGGACCCGACCACGACAGAGTATTCACAGTTGAAGTCTATCTCGGCGATGAACCGTATGGTGTCGGGATGGGAAAAAACAAAAAAGATGCAGAACAAGCTGCGGCAGAAAAAGCGTTACAAAAATTTCAACTCGTTTAG
- a CDS encoding BamA/TamA family outer membrane protein: MRTLLFIFLFFFFVEFISAQIDVAEDSTTYTFPDSSFRLGEVSVFGNEDTKSFVILREMTIKQDSLITHEGVEYDRNRIYSLGLFNKVEMEVEPVSAVKANLNITVHERWFIYPYPIFGLRDRDWSKIYYGAGLAHTNFRGRNEKVFGSFALGYDPWVALSYRNPFLEESGTHFLEGRLVYNKVRNKSVQLQQQHGDFDEQHFLFSATVGKRLGTMHTVWVNLGYRIVDIPENLFSGNQSGKNRFLQGSVGYTYDTRDLHEYPGFGTYTGISITKFGVPSTTIDFTHFNADYRRYIPLSSEFVLTARAFGVLTAGDEKPVYEHVYFGYGERLRGHFREVIEGENLFGVSTELHYTVLEPTYIKAEFLPKEFSLWRFGITAAAFADAGTVWFREQPAVPTPLPSGYGAGLHFLLPYSFVVRTEIAWNEFGKSEFIIDLGASF, translated from the coding sequence ATGAGAACTCTTCTTTTCATATTTTTATTTTTCTTTTTTGTTGAATTTATTTCGGCGCAAATTGATGTTGCTGAGGATTCAACCACATACACGTTTCCGGATTCTTCATTCCGACTTGGTGAAGTGAGCGTATTCGGAAATGAAGATACCAAATCGTTTGTCATACTCCGCGAAATGACAATAAAGCAAGATTCACTTATCACACACGAAGGTGTTGAATATGACCGGAACAGAATTTACAGTTTGGGATTATTCAATAAAGTGGAAATGGAAGTCGAACCGGTTTCCGCCGTAAAAGCGAATCTCAACATTACTGTTCATGAGCGATGGTTTATTTATCCGTATCCGATTTTCGGGTTGAGGGACCGTGATTGGAGTAAGATTTATTACGGTGCGGGATTAGCCCATACTAATTTTCGAGGACGAAACGAAAAAGTATTTGGTTCGTTCGCACTCGGTTATGACCCTTGGGTTGCGTTATCATATCGAAATCCGTTTTTAGAAGAAAGCGGAACACACTTTTTGGAAGGTAGACTTGTCTATAATAAAGTGAGAAACAAAAGCGTCCAGTTGCAACAGCAACATGGTGATTTCGATGAACAACATTTTTTATTTTCGGCAACAGTAGGAAAAAGATTGGGTACTATGCACACGGTTTGGGTGAATCTCGGCTATCGAATAGTTGATATCCCGGAAAATTTGTTTTCCGGAAATCAATCAGGGAAAAACAGGTTTTTACAGGGAAGCGTTGGATATACTTATGATACAAGAGATTTGCATGAATATCCCGGTTTCGGAACATACACCGGAATAAGCATAACGAAGTTCGGCGTGCCTTCCACGACGATAGATTTTACACATTTCAATGCAGATTATCGCCGGTACATTCCGTTGAGTTCTGAGTTTGTTTTAACAGCGCGTGCATTCGGTGTTCTCACGGCAGGCGATGAGAAGCCCGTTTACGAACATGTTTACTTCGGTTATGGTGAACGGCTCCGGGGACATTTCAGAGAAGTAATAGAAGGGGAAAACCTGTTCGGCGTTTCCACGGAATTGCATTACACAGTATTGGAACCCACGTATATCAAAGCAGAATTTCTTCCAAAAGAATTTTCATTGTGGCGATTCGGAATCACTGCCGCCGCGTTTGCCGATGCAGGAACTGTATGGTTTCGCGAACAACCAGCTGTGCCAACACCGTTGCCGAGCGGGTATGGAGCCGGGTTGCATTTTCTCTTGCCATACAGTTTTGTTGTACGAACAGAAATTGCGTGGAATGAATTCGGGAAGAGTGAATTCATTATTGATTTAGGAGCGTCGTTCTGA
- a CDS encoding 16S rRNA (uracil(1498)-N(3))-methyltransferase has translation MSLDYFYSPKKNISGDTVHIEGDEFLHLAHVMRKREGERVRVVDGEGTAYDVELTNLTKKVAEGRILETFQNHNESECSITLAVSILKNPSRFDFLIEKVTELGVKDIIPLHTERTIPSHAKVERWQKLALAAMKQSCRSYLPKVRSLATLDALAVTDVHYEQKIFCHEKSDERFFNIEHGGKQNTSVLLLIGPEGGFSEEEVTKLLERRFRVVSLGERRLRTETAAIVAVSLFTVPNK, from the coding sequence ATGTCGTTAGATTATTTTTATTCACCAAAAAAAAATATCTCAGGCGATACTGTACATATTGAGGGAGATGAATTTTTACATCTCGCTCATGTTATGCGAAAAAGGGAAGGAGAAAGAGTGCGTGTTGTGGATGGAGAAGGAACTGCTTATGATGTTGAACTTACAAATCTGACAAAGAAAGTTGCAGAAGGAAGGATTCTTGAAACGTTCCAAAATCATAATGAGTCTGAATGTTCCATAACGCTCGCTGTTAGTATTTTGAAAAACCCTTCGCGTTTTGATTTTCTTATAGAGAAAGTAACGGAGCTTGGGGTGAAGGATATTATTCCACTTCACACCGAACGAACAATACCTTCACATGCAAAGGTTGAGCGTTGGCAGAAACTTGCACTTGCAGCAATGAAGCAATCATGTCGCTCTTATCTTCCTAAGGTACGCAGCTTGGCAACTTTGGACGCACTTGCTGTTACCGATGTACATTATGAACAGAAAATTTTCTGTCATGAAAAATCGGATGAGAGATTTTTTAATATCGAACATGGAGGAAAACAAAATACATCCGTTCTTCTATTAATCGGACCGGAAGGTGGTTTCAGCGAGGAAGAAGTCACGAAGCTTTTGGAGAGAAGATTCAGAGTTGTAAGTCTCGGGGAAAGAAGGTTGCGAACGGAGACTGCCGCTATCGTTGCAGTTTCATTATTTACCGTTCCCAACAAATAA
- the mraZ gene encoding division/cell wall cluster transcriptional repressor MraZ produces MSSFKGTYQYSVDAKGRISLPMKLKKNVSPQADNSFVITRGKKQCLFLYPQDEWDKIETEYRKLNSYVDDDDNFLHLLYECAEDVSLDSQSRIMIPPSLREFANIQSDVHVIGLLSKIEIWNPQLYVEYKKSIPESYEQIATKVMTSKG; encoded by the coding sequence ATGTCATCATTCAAAGGAACATATCAATATTCTGTTGACGCAAAAGGTCGAATCAGTCTTCCAATGAAATTGAAGAAGAATGTTTCACCTCAAGCGGATAACTCGTTTGTGATTACTCGCGGGAAAAAGCAATGTCTCTTTCTTTATCCACAGGATGAATGGGACAAGATCGAAACCGAGTATCGTAAACTGAACAGTTATGTTGATGATGATGATAATTTTCTGCACTTGCTGTATGAGTGTGCAGAAGATGTATCGCTTGATTCACAATCTCGAATAATGATTCCGCCATCGCTCCGCGAATTTGCTAACATTCAATCCGATGTTCACGTTATCGGACTGTTATCAAAAATCGAGATATGGAACCCGCAACTGTATGTGGAATATAAGAAAAGTATTCCGGAATCGTATGAACAGATTGCGACAAAAGTTATGACTTCAAAGGGATAA